Genomic DNA from Jonesia denitrificans DSM 20603:
CAACAAAGTTCGCGGCAGGGGTTGATGAGGAAATCTGCTGTCCTGCAGCGCTCATCAAATACCGTGGGTTACTCATCGCCCATGACTCAGCACCCGCATGACGGGGGTCAATATCCCCCGTGGTTCCACGCCCAGTGTCCGACGAAGCTGGGGTCGACCACAGCACCTTCCCAGTTTTTCCGTCACGGAACGTCGAACCCTTATTGCCCGACTTATTCATGTCCTCATGGACCATGAAAATTTCCATACCCGGGCGGGCGGGATCAAAGTCCCCCACATGAAGAGCATCACCGTGACCGGCCTTCGTGTTGTGAAGGACCGTGCCATTGTCATCAAGAACCAACGCACCCAGAATGACCTCGTCCTTACCATCGGCGTCGACATCAGCAACAGACTGCTGGTGGTTACCGTTACCTGCAGTCCCAGAATGATTGTTGGAATCAAACACCCACCGCTGCTGAAGCTTGCCGCCTTTGTAGTCGAATGCTGCGACGACGGTGCGAGTGTAGTAGCCACGTTGGAACACGACGGATGGCGTTTTTCCGTCCAGGTAAGCCACTGATGCGAGGAACCGGTCTACACGGTTGCCGTAACTGTCACCCCAGGATGAAACTTTGCCGCGTTCAGGGACATAGTTGATGGTACTTTTTGCGGCCCCAGTGAGTCCGTCAAACAAGGTGAGGTATTCCGGCCCCGACAACACGTAGCCCTTAGAGCTGCGGTAATCCTTCGATGCATCACCAATGACGGTGCCCTGACCATCACGGGTGCCATCAGCGGTGCGGAGCACCACCTCAGAACGGCCATCACCATTGAGGTCATACACCATGTACGGGCTGTAGTGCGCGCCTGCACGGATGTTCTTCCCCAACGAAATACGCCACAACCGTTTTCCATCCAGCTTGTACGCATCAAGGAACACCTCACCCGTGTACCCCGACTGGGAGTTGTCCTTTGCGTTACTGGGCGACCACATGACGATCATTTCGTAGGTGCCGTCACCATCAAGATCACCCACTGACGCATCATTCGCCGAATACGTGAAACTCACGCCATCAGGGGTTTTCCCGCCGGCAGGTTTCTGCAACTTCACCGAACGGTACCCTGTGCCCCACACGCGCAGACCTGTGGCCACGGCGGTTTCTTTGCCGTTGATGACGCTACGGATTTCGTATGACGAGGCGGGGGTCCCACCCGCATCATGCCAGTTCGTCGAATCCGTGATCGGAGTTGAATTGATTTTGGACCCATTGCGGTACACGTTAAATGACACGGTCGCCGGGTCATCAGCCACCAGGCGCCACGACACCAAGTTTCCACGTGACGCGTGCGGAACAGCGACCGCGCCGCGATCAAGCCGCTCAACTTCGCGACCGCCAGCAGGAGACGTACCCCCACCTGTTGCTGTGCCAGTAATAGTCACCGCATTTAACCGTGGGCTCGACCCCGATGCAACCAGCGTCAACTGACCATCAGTGACCACCACATCCTTGTGGACGACCCCGGTCACCGAACCTCGACCAGCGTTACCATGCCCCATTGCACGGCCCTCAATGGTGAAGTCAGTGCGGCTTGTCGCAATCATGTCACCTGACAAAGTCGTCACCGTGTACGTTCCGTTAGGAACATCAGCAACAAACCCAATGGACGTGGCATTGACAAAGTCACGGCGCACATCGTCAGACCCGGCGCCACGATCACGAGAATCCACTGACGACGTCAACCCAAAGCCACGGGAAGACGAATACGTGGTATCTGGTGACACCCGGGTATACCCTGACGCAACGGGGGACGACTGGGTACCAAAATCGAACGACAGTGACACAGGTGCAGCACTCGCTGGAACAGCAATCAACGATGTTCCAGCCAGCGCAAGTGTTGCCGTGGCCGCGCCAAATGCGTGCCACCGGCCTTGCCGAGGGGATGACCTCATGGGATCTCCTTAATGGGAAACGAATGAAACAGGTGCGCGACAACGGCACACGCCCGACGCTGTCATCTGTGCGCGAACTGCAGGGTGGGAAAGCAGGTGCGTCGTGGGTTCATCGTTGACCTCGGGTTGCCGTACTGACAACACCGCACAGGAGGGGAGAAGTGCCCGGGGAATGCTCCTTCCACCGATGCGCATCGACGTTTCGTTGACAGGGCGCCGTTTGTGCGCGACTATGACGCGGTTCTTCAACGATGGAGACAAGTCACCGGCTGACGTGACGGGTTGCAGATGCTTTTCGATCCGACGTCCCGCTTGATGTATTACTGCATACCAGTCCGATGGTTTCACACTGGAGTCGCAGAGGTTGTCAACTGGAAACTATTGGGCGAACAAAGAAACATGTCGATTTTGCTACTTGTGTAGCATCAGTTTTATCTACTATATTGATGCTGTCTCGAGCGCTCGGTCCTTTTCAAAGTGTGGGAAGTTAGCGCTGTACGAAGATGTGCAATCCTCCAAGCTTATTGAGCGATCGGCCAGAGATGTCCATCCATCCTCAGATGAAGGAGAAGAATATCCAAGGCACGTAAAGCCGCAATCGCGATCCTCACGGCAGTTGCAATCGCTACAGGATCAGGTGCTTTCGCGGCAACAACCACGTTAACTGGAACTGTTAGCGGCTCTAGTTGGACGAATTACTCGAAAGTCCGCACAACGACGCTGTCGTCGACCAAGTTCGCTCCGACTGACCTGCTCTATCAAGCAGGGCCCGTGAGCGTCCTCAATTTGAGAATGCTCGTAGCGAATAGCAATACAGCAATATCTGTTGGGGTTTTGTGGAATAACTCCTACGCGACGAAGACACTACGTTCTGGGGTGCCTGCGGGGCAATCTTTCAGAATGTCGGCATGTTGTGGATCCCAAGCAGACAAGAACTGGGCTGGTACGCTCACGTACTAGATTTCATCCTTGCGCCGCAGATCAATCGAGGATCAGTGGCGCAAGGGTTTGTAACTATCAAGGAGTTTTCATGCCTTTCCGACGGCATTCTGTAATTGTTGTAGTCCTCTTGGCGTCCGCCAGTGTTGCCGGGTGCAGTGATGCTGGGCCTGTAAATAGTGATGTTCTCGATCATGAGGGTGCGCGCAAAGAGTACTCAGCATTTATCGAAAAACTAGATTTCCCCTCTGGCAGTGAGGCGCCGTCATTCCCTGCGGCAGTGAAAGAACAACAGCCTGACGGGACGATGGGTTTCTCGAACTATGAGAAGGGATATGGGGAAAGTTTTGCTGCGTCCCAGTGGTACTGCATGTGGGAAGAGCAGTGGCTCGAAATCAACGAAGAAGACCCCAATGCCGCTGATGAAGCTTTGACTCTCCTAGAGGGATCTCTGACAGACGAGGCGTTTACTCGTTACCTTGATGAGTCAACTATTGACTGGCGGCAAAGCGTCCTCGATAAAGCTAGATTGGGCGATGGCTCAAGCATCGCGCAGGACGTGAAACTTAATTGCTCCTAATGCCGAGGGTCTAACAGAATGATGGTTCACCTCTCTGTTCGTACTTTGGGCGCTGCGTTGGCCCTCTTCGTTGGTTTGACTGTTTCGTCCTGCGGTCCGACGGGAACTGCTGAGGGTGCGGTAACGCGACCCTCATCTGTGCCAGTGGTGTCGTATGTGGCACGGGGAGACATTACGTCTGTAGTGACTGCTCCTGTGCAGGCTATTGCACAAGTAGAGTTCACTGTTCTTACCCCGGTTGAAGGCAAGGTGCGTTACGCATCAGGAATCAAAGAAGGCACCGTTGTTGAGAAAAACCAGGTTATAGGGTGGCAAGGTAGCCACGAAATACGCACCCCAGCAGCCGGTGTCATCACAGATTTTCCGGTGGCTGACCTCACCCCCGTACAGCAAGGAATTCCTGCAGTAACAATCAAATATCAAGGGTTTGGTGTGCGAGGAGAGGTCCCCCTGGAGTCAGCTTTCATGGTGAACGATTCCCCCCAATCCGCGCGTGTTCAGTTCCCCCATGGGCCTGATGTTGACACTTGTACCCCTGTGCCATCTGTGCGCCCCGAGGCAACAGAACTCGACTCTTCAACAACAGAGCTTGATGTTGCAACACTGACTGTCACATGTCTGATAAAAAAATCAGCCGGGCTCACTGATGGTCTACCTGGGCGTTTAGGGATCACTATTGCGCGGGAAAAAGACACACTCACAGTCCCTATCACAGCAGTATCAGGGGTGGTGGGGCGCGGAAAAGTGGCGCTACTTCAAGGGGAAACCCCGGTAACTACAGATGTTGAGCTCGGCATCACAGACGGGATCAACATTGAGGTTATCTCCGGGCTATCAGAAGGCGATGCAGTGCTTTTGTATGGACCAACGCTCACCCCGGAGATCACAAACCAATGACAAGTAATGTTGTGTTGCAGGCGTCAGGGTTACGCCGAACACTTCACTTGCCGGGAGGTTCGCAACTCCCCATTCTTCGTGGGGTGGATCTAACCGTCTACGCTGGTCAGTCGCTTGCTATTGTGGGTCGATCAGGGTCAGGGAAAACGACCCTTCTCTCCCAACTGGGTTTGCTGTCACCGCCTGATGACGGGGTGCTGACCATTCTCGATAAGAAGACCAATGAATTAAGTGATTCGGCGCGTGCGGCATTACGCAATGCCTCCCTTGGTTACATTTTCCAGTCGTATTCACTTGTCCCGCATTTCACAGCGCGTCGAAATGTTGAACTCCCGATGCGATACGCGACCCGGGTTTCGCGGTTGGACAGGAAGGAACGTGTCTCTCACGTTCTTGAGCTGGTTGGACTCGCTGAGCGCGCACAGTCAAAACCGCGGCATCTATCTGGGGGAGAGCAGCAGCGTGTTGCTATAGCGCGGGCCCTCGTGCACAATCCTGCGCTGATCCTTGCTGACGAACCCACTGGGGCGCTTGACACGACAACAGCTGATACTGTGCTCGACATTCTCCAACGGGCAACTCAAGCGCAAGGCGCCGCACTGATTGTTGTTACCCATGACCCTGCCATCGCGAACCGTATGGACAGGCGGGCCGTCATGCATGACGGCAAGCTCACTGAGGAGTGTGGATGATCCGTAATGTTGGTCATGCCCGCGATGACATGATCTCCCATCCAATACGCAATATGCTGGCTATTTTTTCTGTTTTCATCGGTGTTTTATCAGTCGTCGCAATTATTACGGTCGCGGGGGTGACAAAAGAGGTTTTCCTTGCCGCATCTGAGCAACGTTACGGGCGCTTGACCACCATGCACACCCAACTCGATGGTCCGCTACCAGTCGTTGAACAGATAGTTCGTTCTGTCAAAGCTGCGCGGATAGCGGCGCCTGGGGCAGCTGTGGTCATCACAGCTACAACCTCGGAGTCGACCGGTTTTTCACCAACAACAAATGGGCCGCATTACGCGCCGTTTATTTTTGTCGACACGACTTTTGTTGCCGGTGACCTCACCCAGGTGAAGCGGCTGCCGATCCTCCACGGGCGATGGATTTCTCAAGAACACACGATCCCGGTTGAAATCGTCATCAATGAGGCTGCTCAAGGACTTTTAGGTGTCGTGGGAGGCACCCCCGTCCTGTCATTTGGGTCAGGATCACCGCCAGTCGCCACGCTCACGGTTGGTGTCGTTGCTGACGGTGAAAGCACACCGAAGATTTACGTTTCGCTTCCTGCCGTGTTGACGATTCGGGAACAGATTTCCCCAAGTTTGAGCGCATCTCTTGTTGTTCACCACCCGACTGCGACTCGCACAATGTTTGAAGAACTCACAACGCGCACAGTAGGTCTCCTGGGAATGACGCATGACCCTCAAGGGCTTAACCGACTCGATCAGGTTGATGACCTTCTCCTGCAATTGAAAAGCCAGCAACAAGGGTTCCTTATCGCAGCTGTTGTTGCGCTTTTCGTGTCAGGTCTTGGCATTCTCAACATTGGTTTATCTTCTGTGCGGGAGAGGTCCCACGAGTTTGTCGTGCGGCGGGCGCTCGGTGCCCGCCGCAGTGACCTCACGTGGCAAGTTCTCCTGCATTCGCTGGGTATCGGGGTCATCGCATCGGCGCTTGCGGTAACAACTGTCATCGTTGGCGTTCACCTGTGGGTGCCGAACCTTATTGCTCAGAACTCTGCGATCATTCCGCCAGGTGTGCCGTGGGAGGCTGTGCTGTGGGGGCTGGTTGCCGCAAGTGCAACGACCCTCCTCGGAGCTCTCGCACCTGCCGTTGTCGCTTCTCGCCTCAATATGGCAGATGCGCTTCGGGCGTAGGAGAACTGATCGATGGATACCCACACTTCGCAAACCTGTCACCTAAAGCCTGTTGTGCAAGGAGTTGCACCTCACCAGTTCGCTCAATATCGACTATGCCGTATTGGGTTGCTGCTTCGTCGCGTATAGGGATTACCTCCGGCATCGAAATCCCTTGGAGCAGGGGGCGAAGGTGCGAAGTAATACATAGCAATAGTTCCCGCAGGGAAACTATTGGGCGAAGTGGAAGTATGCCCGATTCTATACTTGCGAGGCATGTGTGTTGATGGTTATGCTTAGATCGCGCATGGAGCTCTCTAAGCATTTGAAGGGGAGTCGTGTGGCAGCTATTTCAACCGAAATTGCTCTGTGATGGCAAGTCGGCTAGCTACTGTAATCCTGCGACAAAATCGGGCCGTGTCCAACTATGGGTTGACCAAAGTTCGCAGACAGACTATTCCGGTCCGTTTAAGCCGGTTACTGCAAAGAAGAAATACTCTCCGCTGGACAGCAACGAGGCTCGCTGGGGCGTGCGGAGTGCGGAAGTGAACTGGCGTAGTAAATAAGACTGATTTGGTGCCCACATATGCATATTAGTGCAGCGCGACTGGCGCATAGCTACGGTGGTCACAACGTGCTAGGGCCCCTGGATGCAACATTTGGTCCAGGGGTTACTGGTGTGTTGGGGCCAAACGGGGCAGGGAAGAGTACCCTGCTGCGGATTATTGCCACTGCGACGCGGCCTAGTGTCGGTAGATTGCAGTTCGACGGGCAAGAGCTCAGGGGTGTCAGATCGATACGACAGGCTCGCACCACCATTGGGTACCTGCCCCAAGACGTGGCGTTCTATCCGGACTTTACGGTTGAGGATGCTATTCACTACGCAGGTTGGCAGCGAGGGGTCTCACGCCATCAGCGCCGAACACAGGTGCCTGAGATCGTCGCTGAGGTTGGGCTTGCCGACCAAACCACAGTTCCTGTCAAAAAGCTATCTGGAGGTATGCGGCAACGTGTAGGGCTCGCATCCGCCCTCATTGGTGACCCCCGCATTCTTCTTCTTGATGAACCCACAGTGGGGCTGGATCCCGCTCAGCGGCTCGACTTTCGGGCCGCTATCCGCAGGAGGCCACACGCAACGACAATCGTGTCGACACACCTTGTTGAAGAGGTTCGTGCACTGTGCGACCGAGTGCTTGTCGTCAACAAAGGGGCGGTACTTTTTGACGGAACCCCTCAGGAACTTGCACAGCTAGGCGACCAAATCCCCGTCGACGCGCAGGATATGGGGGACAGCCCCATGGAACGTGGATACATGGCAGCTCTACACCCAGGGGTGCTGCGTGGGTAAAGTAGCCCTCCGATTTGTCTTCAGCCCCCTCACTCTCAGTCTTGTACTTTGCGCGGTCACCCTTCAATGGGCGATTTCAACGTGGTGGATGAACGGCATGTGGGTCACCAACTGGCCAAGTGCGAGCGTTGCGGTCCAAGTCGCTTCTTATGCGGTTGCACCCCTTTTTGCGGCGGTAATTGCCTACAGTGAAAGCCGCTCTCATGAGCGGGGATGGCAACACGGTGACGCAACATCGTCACGTGCCCTAGGTACGCTGACAACCGTCCGACTTCTCGTGTGGATGGGAGTCGCAACTATTGTGGTTGGCGCTTCTGTCGCTGTGACGGTGACGAAAACGTTGCCACACGTGGGTGGAGGTAGCCTGCAATTGTCCTACGCGTTGCTCTACCTGTGTGGGCTTGGCTACGCCATCACTTTTGCTACTGTTGTCGGTATAGTTATTCGGCCATCTTGGCTTGCGGCTCCACTGTCTGCTGGCGTCGTTTTCTTCACCTGGACAATGACCACTGACGGACGCGGAGCCACCTTCAACCAGTTGGGCGCGTACCCGTTTGAACAGTTGTCCACAACCAAACTGTGGCTACTCGTTCTCGGTGCAGTCTTTGCTTTGTTCACGGCCGTACGATGCGTCATATGGTTGACATCGCGTTCGCGCAACGGGTACGTGACAGGCCATTCAATCATTCCCTGGGTAGTAGCACTTGCAGGTGTGGGGCTCATGGCGAACATGACAGGTAACATCGTGGTTCCACGCACATCAGCTACGCCGCCCGTGTGTGTGGGCGAGGACTTCGCCGTCTGTGTGTGGGAAGAAAACTCCGCCTACATCAGTGACATTGAAGGGCTGATGTCACGAGGCGCAACGTTGCCCGGATCATGGTCACTACCCAGCACTGAACTCAATGAACGAGGGTTACCGAACGCAGACGAAACAGGTTTCTACCTCATCGAAGGGTCCATGTGGTCCATTACTCCAGCAATAGCATCGGCCATCATGGAATCAAGTAGCACAATCACCGTTCCTGACCATATGAGCGATGAGGAACTCACTCGTTGGAGTGAGTTGTACTCCAACGAGGCCCTGTGGCTTGAAGCGCGACTCATTGGTACCTCCACAGTCCGTCAATCAGTTGCACCACCCGGGGTCGACATCAACGAAATGAACAGAGTCCTTTCCTTACCAGATAACCTCCAAGCCCAATGGGTAAACAGCATCCGTCAAGAACGGGTAGAGCTACAGGAGACTGACTCGTGATTGCCGATGGGTGGCGTTACGTGCGTGCACACCGACTCACTGTTACATGGATGTGGGTGGCGGCCCTCCTTTTCAGCCAATACCTCACCGCTGACCGGGTTCTTGCTATCCCAGGAATTGATGCGGGCGTCCACATCCCCTTCCGATTTGTGCTCGTCGGCATTATGGCAATGGTCGCGCTGGGGGCATGTGACGCACGAGTCGCGGAACCGCAATGGAACGACACTGGTGCCGTCAGCCGTTGGAACACGAACTACATCGTGTTTCTCACTATCGCTGGAAGCTCACTGATCTTCGTTGTGGAAATCGTGGCAGGTCAATCTGATCCACAAGTATTCCCACGTCTCTACCTGACACTGTGTGGTGTGGGGATCATCGCAGGTGCGCTCGTACGGTTCGCAGTGGCTTGGGTGCCAGTCCTTGTGGCACTCCTGGCGCTCACCTTTTTCACCAGCTTCAACGGCGGCGGTCAGTGGTGGAATCTAGGTGGCCCGCCAGTCAACAATGCACTCTCTTGGGCTTTCGCGTTCGCAGTATGGGGGTTGGGACTGGCACTGTGGCTACTTGTTCGGCGCCCATGGGTGTCAACGGCTGACGCTCTTCGTGGTGGACGGCAGGGGAGCATTGGTGGTGCGTGAGTTGGTGGTGGGTAGAGTTTCGGTGGTGAGGGTGAGCGCTTCGAACCAGGTGAGTGCGGTCAGTGCTGCGAGGACCTAGAACACGGCGCGCCAGCCGAGGGTGGGGATGATGATTCCACCAGCGAGGGGCGAGTGCTGCGGCGACAGCGGCGAGCATGGCGAGGAATGTGCCGAGGAGCAGTGGTCGGCGGCGTCCGAGTGTGTCAGACAGTGGGCCGATGATGAGCTGCCCAACGGCGAGGCCGACGAGGTAGGTGGTCATGGACAGTTGCACCCCACCGCCTACGCCCTCGACCAACACCTCGCCATCGCCGCCGCTTGGTCAGGCGCAATCGACCACGGGATCGACAAACTCACCCCCCACCAACAACAAGCGCTCGCCGATGCCCGCCAAGCGTTCATCGCCCTCGACGCAGCCCTCCGCGACCGGTAAAACACCGCACACAACAATGGCGTGCACCCCACACCACGGGGTACACGCCACACACCAACAACGCGGGTGTTGACGAGGTCAGTTAGAACCGTTCAGAACGCTCCGCAATGATTGCGCTATGCGTGTCCTCATTCCACGTATACACCAGATCGCCGTCAATCACGACGTGTTCAACCCGCTGATGAACATCCAGCGGGTCACCTGACCACACCACAACATCGGCGTCCTTGCCAGGCTCCAACGAACCAATGCGGTCATCCAACCCCAAGAAACGAGCCGGATTAATCGTCATCGCCTCCAACACTGTTTGACGCGGCGCCCCCTCACGCACAGCCATCGACCCCTGAGTAATCAACAAATTAATCGGCACCACCGGGTGATCAGTGGTGATAGCAAGCCGCACACCAGCAGCAGCCATATCCGCAAACTGGCGAACACTACGATCACGCAACTCCACCTTGGACCGTGAGGTAATAATCGGCCCAAAAATCACCGGAATGTCCTTCTCTGCCAAAACATCAGCGATCTTGCCACCCTCAGTACCGTGATTCACCACCAACCGGTACCCAAACTCCTCAGCAAGACGAATCGCGGTAACAATGTCGTCATGACGGTGCGTGTGCTGATCCCACACCAACTCACCCTCCAACACGCGCACCAACACCTCAAGGTCCAGGTCACGGTCAAAAGGTTCGTCCTTCATCGCAGCCGCATCACGCTTCGCCCGGTAATTCTGCGCCTTCACAAACGCCTCACGCAGCACAAACGCAACACCCAACCGGGTCGATGGCATCTTGTCCTTACCGCCATACACCCGCTTCGGGTTCTCCCCCAGAGCAGACTTCACTGACACCTCAGGCGCAATGACCTGCTCATCAATGGTGCGCCCACCCCACGTTTTCAACGCCACCGACAACCCGCCAATGACATTGCCCGATCCCGGCTTAATGACAGCAGCGGTCACACCACCAGCGAGTGCGTCGCGGAAACCCTCATCTTCAATGTTCACCGCATCAATCGCCCGCACACCAGGAGTCGTCGGGCGAGTCATCTCATTAGTGTCATTCCCAGCGGGACCGTTGGCTTCTTCTTGGATCCCGATGTGTCCGTGGGCTTCGACCAGGCCGGGCAGTACCCATTGCCCGCGGGCGTCGATGATGGTGGTGTTGTCGGGGATGGTGATGTCAGTTCCGACGGCAACGATTTTTCCGTCGGAGATGAGAACGGTCCCATTGTCGATGTCGGGACCGGTGATAGGAACAACTTTTCCGTGGATGATGGCGATGTCAGACATGACCTCCAACCTACCTGGGGCGTGTGTCGATCCGGTAACCTGAAACTGACCTGGGGAGGTCGGTGTTCACCACAGAAAGGTGTCACGTTATGGTGCGTGTATTGACTGCTTCCCGGGTATTTACCGGCTCGACCATTCTTGTGGATGGGTGGGTGGCTGTTGAAGGGCCGTCCATCGTTGCGGTTGGTTCGGGTCCTGTTTCTGCTGATTTTTCGGCGGTCCCTGTGCGGGCGTTGGGCGATGTTGTGCTCGCCCCCGGGTTTGTGGATATTCATTGTCATGGTGGCGGTGGTGTCGCTTTTGGTGACGGTGAGGACGTGGTTGGGCAGGCGCGTGTTGCGTTGGCCACGCATCGGCGGCATGGGACAACCACGTTGGTGGGTTCGTTGGTGACGGATTCGTTGGATGGGTTGGCTGGGTCGATTTCTGCGCTGGCCCCGTTGGTGGTGTCTGGCGAGTTGGCCGGGTTGCATTTAGAGGGCCCGTGGTTGTCTCCGGCGCAGCGTGGAGCGCACACTCCGTCGTTGTTGCGGGTTCCGGAGCCGGCAGAGGTCGCTGGGATTCTCGATGCGCATCCTGGTGTGGTGGTCATGGTGACGCTGGCACCGG
This window encodes:
- a CDS encoding ABC transporter ATP-binding protein; the protein is MLGPLDATFGPGVTGVLGPNGAGKSTLLRIIATATRPSVGRLQFDGQELRGVRSIRQARTTIGYLPQDVAFYPDFTVEDAIHYAGWQRGVSRHQRRTQVPEIVAEVGLADQTTVPVKKLSGGMRQRVGLASALIGDPRILLLDEPTVGLDPAQRLDFRAAIRRRPHATTIVSTHLVEEVRALCDRVLVVNKGAVLFDGTPQELAQLGDQIPVDAQDMGDSPMERGYMAALHPGVLRG
- a CDS encoding amidohydrolase — protein: MSDIAIIHGKVVPITGPDIDNGTVLISDGKIVAVGTDITIPDNTTIIDARGQWVLPGLVEAHGHIGIQEEANGPAGNDTNEMTRPTTPGVRAIDAVNIEDEGFRDALAGGVTAAVIKPGSGNVIGGLSVALKTWGGRTIDEQVIAPEVSVKSALGENPKRVYGGKDKMPSTRLGVAFVLREAFVKAQNYRAKRDAAAMKDEPFDRDLDLEVLVRVLEGELVWDQHTHRHDDIVTAIRLAEEFGYRLVVNHGTEGGKIADVLAEKDIPVIFGPIITSRSKVELRDRSVRQFADMAAAGVRLAITTDHPVVPINLLITQGSMAVREGAPRQTVLEAMTINPARFLGLDDRIGSLEPGKDADVVVWSGDPLDVHQRVEHVVIDGDLVYTWNEDTHSAIIAERSERF
- a CDS encoding rhamnogalacturonan lyase, whose protein sequence is MRSSPRQGRWHAFGAATATLALAGTSLIAVPASAAPVSLSFDFGTQSSPVASGYTRVSPDTTYSSSRGFGLTSSVDSRDRGAGSDDVRRDFVNATSIGFVADVPNGTYTVTTLSGDMIATSRTDFTIEGRAMGHGNAGRGSVTGVVHKDVVVTDGQLTLVASGSSPRLNAVTITGTATGGGTSPAGGREVERLDRGAVAVPHASRGNLVSWRLVADDPATVSFNVYRNGSKINSTPITDSTNWHDAGGTPASSYEIRSVINGKETAVATGLRVWGTGYRSVKLQKPAGGKTPDGVSFTYSANDASVGDLDGDGTYEMIVMWSPSNAKDNSQSGYTGEVFLDAYKLDGKRLWRISLGKNIRAGAHYSPYMVYDLNGDGRSEVVLRTADGTRDGQGTVIGDASKDYRSSKGYVLSGPEYLTLFDGLTGAAKSTINYVPERGKVSSWGDSYGNRVDRFLASVAYLDGKTPSVVFQRGYYTRTVVAAFDYKGGKLQQRWVFDSNNHSGTAGNGNHQQSVADVDADGKDEVILGALVLDDNGTVLHNTKAGHGDALHVGDFDPARPGMEIFMVHEDMNKSGNKGSTFRDGKTGKVLWSTPASSDTGRGTTGDIDPRHAGAESWAMSNPRYLMSAAGQQISSSTPAANFVVWWDGDLLREIGDHTYNSSLAAGVPTISKWNWNTNKSERLATFTGSLTNNTTKGTPALQADLFGDWREEVVYRSDDSAELRIYTTAIPTSHRFVTLMQDPTYRVAVAWQNSGYNQPPHTSFFLGEGMNTPPAPQVSFTGGKGR
- a CDS encoding ABC transporter permease, with amino-acid sequence MIRNVGHARDDMISHPIRNMLAIFSVFIGVLSVVAIITVAGVTKEVFLAASEQRYGRLTTMHTQLDGPLPVVEQIVRSVKAARIAAPGAAVVITATTSESTGFSPTTNGPHYAPFIFVDTTFVAGDLTQVKRLPILHGRWISQEHTIPVEIVINEAAQGLLGVVGGTPVLSFGSGSPPVATLTVGVVADGESTPKIYVSLPAVLTIREQISPSLSASLVVHHPTATRTMFEELTTRTVGLLGMTHDPQGLNRLDQVDDLLLQLKSQQQGFLIAAVVALFVSGLGILNIGLSSVRERSHEFVVRRALGARRSDLTWQVLLHSLGIGVIASALAVTTVIVGVHLWVPNLIAQNSAIIPPGVPWEAVLWGLVAASATTLLGALAPAVVASRLNMADALRA
- a CDS encoding ABC transporter ATP-binding protein, with the translated sequence MTSNVVLQASGLRRTLHLPGGSQLPILRGVDLTVYAGQSLAIVGRSGSGKTTLLSQLGLLSPPDDGVLTILDKKTNELSDSARAALRNASLGYIFQSYSLVPHFTARRNVELPMRYATRVSRLDRKERVSHVLELVGLAERAQSKPRHLSGGEQQRVAIARALVHNPALILADEPTGALDTTTADTVLDILQRATQAQGAALIVVTHDPAIANRMDRRAVMHDGKLTEECG